The following coding sequences lie in one Capsicum annuum cultivar UCD-10X-F1 chromosome 5, UCD10Xv1.1, whole genome shotgun sequence genomic window:
- the LOC124898468 gene encoding nicotinate-nucleotide pyrophosphorylase [carboxylating], chloroplastic-like produces MKDKDKVLEALKNKAVDLELDYLVGAVSTKRPFTAIVGGSKVSCKIGVIESLLEKCDILLLGGGMILTFYKAQGLSVETRTLAEVHEVLEYASQTKTSLTRIMLDNMVIPLSNGDVEVSMLKEAVDLINGRFETEVDPCCSSKVTEITTTYPA; encoded by the exons ATgaaagataaagataaagttCTGGAGGCTCTGAAAAACAAGGCTGTTGATTTG GAATTGGACTATTTAGTCGGGGCTGTTTCAACAAAGAGGCCATTTACAGCTATTGTGGGTGGTTCAAAGGTTTCGTGCAAGATTGGAGTGATCGAGTCACTCTTGGAGAAATGTGATATATTGCTCTTGGGTGGAGGTATGATCCTTACATTCTACAAGGCTCAGGGTCTTTCA GTTGAAACCAGGACGCTTGCAGAAGTCCATGAGGTTTTAGAATATGCATCTCAAACAAAGACTTCGCTGACTAGGATAATGCTGGACAATATGGTTATACCATTATCTAACGGGGATGTTGAGGTATCCATGCTTAAGGAGGCCGTAGATTTGATCAATGGGAGGTTTGAGACAGAG GTTGATCCTTGTTGCAGTAGTAAAGTGACAGAAATTACAACTACATACCCAGCGTAA